Genomic segment of Thermoplasmata archaeon:
TGAATTCTCCCATTTTGAAAGGTCCACAATAAATTTCATTTTATTATCCCAGTCCAATCTATCTCTGTAAGTAGGCACTAAGGCAGCATACACTGTGGCTCTGCTGGCGGCCAGTGGTCGCCTTGCCCACCAGATATGCAATGTGCTAATATGACCATGTCTTATGTTTTTCTCATTTGCGGAAATTTCACTAACCGCCTTCACAGGAAATGAATCCTCGATAAATCTCCTTTTTTTCATTTTTTAACCTCCTTTTTTTATTATTTCATCTGGATGTATTACATACCTCACAACAGAAACCAATTCTACAGGTCTCAAATTTCTTGCAGGGTCTTGCAGGATGTATAACTCTGGCTTTGTTCCAGCATTATACACCACATACAAATAATAGTCACTCCCGAACCTCTTTGCCTTAAACCACTCGTTTCTTGTTAAAGCTACATCTCCATAATCCACTCTGGCTTTCACCTCAATATATCGCACATTTCCGCTTGCATCAGTAGAACGAATATCGTAACCTAAATTCTGAGCAGAAACATCTTCGGGTATCCTTCCAGCGTTCTTTTCAAATTCCATGGCTTCTTTCATCCCTATACGCTCGATCTCTATATCTCTTTTCATCCCTTGCTCTTTTTTACCGAGAGGTTTCACTCTAATAACTCCAAGTGGTTGCAGCCCACACATCGTAAGGCTCTTTTCTCTTTCAATTAAATTCTTTAGCTCTTCCAAACTCCGTATATACTCCTTCCTACGCTCTTGCTTCATTTTCAAAGCCAAATCTACATCCTCTCCTTCCTCACTCCTTTTCTCTAAGGAAAGAATGTCCCCTACCAACCTCTCTATCAAATCCTTCAATGAAGCTACACCGTACTTCTCTTTTATATTACACTGTCTCACTCTCTCCTTCTCCATCTCCTCCAAATAGGTTTTAAGTTCTCTTTCAGCTATATTCTGACCTCTCTCTAATAGTTGTTCCAAATCTACTTCCTCACTATCCGCTGGCTCGTTCTCTTCCTCCAAATCCCATAAAATAGACGGGTGGACAATTTCATACCCTGCATCATCCAGATAAACCGAAAAAATCCGTTTGCCTACTGTAGAGCCAGTACCATCCTTTATCTCTCCTTCGTAGAACAAGATGTATCCATCTAATATTCCATCTGGGTCATAAAAAATCGCCCCACTATTCAAGCAATTCCTGAAATTTTTCTCCACCCATTCAAGCACACCGTCAAACAATGTGTGCCCGAACGAGAGAAACTCACAATTGGGATAAGCAGTCATAGCATCTTTATCGAAGGTTACACATGGATATCTTCTCACTATCTGGGTATAGTTCTTTGAATTTACTAAATTTTCACAAATTTTTCTGATTTCACCGGGTATCTCCTCAATTGTATAGCAATGCTCATTAATTCTTTTTATTCTGCCCCCTGCTCTCTCAAACGCTTTTATAAAAAAGGTTTCAGTATACTCTGGGATAAGTCTCTGTTCTTTTGCCTTCTGAAAAACGCGTTTTATCGCTGTATGGTCAATAAATCTCGTTGCAAGGCTTTCACCAAGACAATCAAAAATCGTTTTTCTAGTTTTTTCATCAAACTCTAAATTAGGTCCTATTTCACTCCAGATTTCTTCTGGTGGACGCGCGTTCACTGCTGCATCAATCATCGCCTGTGCAAACTTTTTGCTATCTATAATTTCTCCAATCACATCAAAAACTTTGTCCCCACCAAGGGCTTTCCGCATCTCCTCTAATTTCATGAGTAATTTGTGAAGTATTGAGCCCTCCCTTGTATCTGAAGCCACCAAGTTATGTACAAACACTTCTCTCTTTTGTCCATATCTATGAATTCTACCCATCCTCTGTTCAAGTCTAGTCGGATTCCAGGGGATGTCATAATTTATCATCAGGTTACAAAATTGAAGGTTGATGCCCTCACCTGCCGCTTCTGTAGCCACTAATACCTCTGTCTCATTTTTAAACACAACCTCTGCATCCACTCTATCTCTCAGCTTCATTCCACCATGAATAAAGTTCACTGCGTACTCCCAACTCTTCAATTTTTCTACAAGATATTCTAAAGTGTCCCTTGACTCTGTAAAAATAATAATCTTCCTATTTTCTTTCTCTTGAACTTTTTCACGAAGCTCGTTCAACGATTCTTTCAGTTTAATTAACTTAATTTCCTTCTCCTCACTAATTATTTTTTCACACCTTTCTATA
This window contains:
- a CDS encoding helicase-related protein: MKEKLKNGMVISGPYWPEPVVVKSVRERGESIEIIGMQQYSGHHVDVILTKEQIERLKYISEEGKFKNPAWKVFLAMETIRYRYASLYDPLLALNVSKVDPLPHQIEAVYGYILKMPRIRFLIADDPGAGKTIMAGLIIKELKLRGLAKRIMIVCPGHLKDQWMRELKEHFDENFQVVDRHTFENVYNLNPWESHNQIITSMDFAKRDEILPALKAVHFDLIIVDEAHKMSAYRYGEKLEMSERYKLGKVLSQITTHLVFLTATPHKGDPENFRLFLDLLEPGFFATEKLIEQSLEDRDNPLFIRRMKEDLKDINGRPLFLPRYVRTVEINLGRESPEEKELYNALSRYVETQYNLALKKDKKRNVAFALVILQRRFASSTYALLKSLERRKHRLEELLANPTRIEEEIREEDIEDVEDMTEEERWKNEETWEVLSASETREELKEEIDTLQSLIERCEKIISEEKEIKLIKLKESLNELREKVQEKENRKIIIFTESRDTLEYLVEKLKSWEYAVNFIHGGMKLRDRVDAEVVFKNETEVLVATEAAGEGINLQFCNLMINYDIPWNPTRLEQRMGRIHRYGQKREVFVHNLVASDTREGSILHKLLMKLEEMRKALGGDKVFDVIGEIIDSKKFAQAMIDAAVNARPPEEIWSEIGPNLEFDEKTRKTIFDCLGESLATRFIDHTAIKRVFQKAKEQRLIPEYTETFFIKAFERAGGRIKRINEHCYTIEEIPGEIRKICENLVNSKNYTQIVRRYPCVTFDKDAMTAYPNCEFLSFGHTLFDGVLEWVEKNFRNCLNSGAIFYDPDGILDGYILFYEGEIKDGTGSTVGKRIFSVYLDDAGYEIVHPSILWDLEEENEPADSEEVDLEQLLERGQNIAERELKTYLEEMEKERVRQCNIKEKYGVASLKDLIERLVGDILSLEKRSEEGEDVDLALKMKQERRKEYIRSLEELKNLIEREKSLTMCGLQPLGVIRVKPLGKKEQGMKRDIEIERIGMKEAMEFEKNAGRIPEDVSAQNLGYDIRSTDASGNVRYIEVKARVDYGDVALTRNEWFKAKRFGSDYYLYVVYNAGTKPELYILQDPARNLRPVELVSVVRYVIHPDEIIKKGG